From one Lolium rigidum isolate FL_2022 chromosome 4, APGP_CSIRO_Lrig_0.1, whole genome shotgun sequence genomic stretch:
- the LOC124707286 gene encoding uncharacterized protein LOC124707286 — protein sequence MAADWEGIHPRELRQMEEIRELDMEELNVETEDEGGGDEEEEEDDEEEEEVDYSRLLAVHSFRRLDRRNGRAIRSSHDASLHGYLGEVEDTPGRKVALLDAGAILSLPMLFLHGVVLFPEANLPLRLIETRLVASVEKALRHVDAPNTIGVVLMYRRPNRRYYSGASVGTTAEIRQLGRLDDGSVNVKARGQQRFRLIRHWQDVDGVVWGEVQIIEEDAPLRTPRDAFAQLAASSSFQPHTSSPVTNLDVSLSEQQDHMDSDVDCDSSSLKSTASDHSMVDTKIYHSSSQSSNSMKFCISSQSGKNTDMDEEDYVCSTLPSSARKTDTKQQHQYNAARYRKQPCQASLSFWPQWTYEMYDSYALARRAADLWRLIIKKQIMDDYVTKPDLLSFYIGSQLPVSEPLRQKLLEIDGISYRLRREIQLLNACDIIKCRYCKSEIAKRSDVVAMSSDGPLGTYVNPHGFVHATITVNNATGLALEGSPSKVHSWFPGYAWTIASCAECGSNIGWLFSTTKKHLQPKSFWGIRSSQIADIVEEEQGKE from the exons ATGGCGGCGGACTGGGAGGGGATCCACCCGAGGGAGCTGCGGCAGATGGAGGAGATCCGGGAGCTCGACATGGAGGAGCTCAACGTCGAgacggaagacgaaggcggcggcgacgaggaggaggaggaggatgacgaggaagaggaggaagtagACTACagccgcctcctcgccgtccacTCTTTCAGGAG GTTGGATAGGAGGAATGGACGGGCTATCAGATCCAGCCATGATGCCTCTCTGCACGGCTATCTTGGTG AGGTCGAGGATACACCGGGTAGAAAAGTTGCTCTCTTAGATGCTGGCGCAATCCTCAGCCTGCCGATGCTCTTTCTTCATG GTGTTGTCCTATTTCCTGAAGCTAACTTGCCTCTGAGACTAATTGAGACTAGGCTTGTGGCATCTGTTGAGAAGGCTTTGAGGCATGTCGATGCTCCAAACACAATTGGCGTG GTTCTCATGTACAGACGGCCAAATCGTCGATATTATTCTGGTGCTTCAGTTGGAACAACAGCAGAG ATACGGCAACTTGGACGGCTGGATGATGGTTCAGTAAATGTTAAAGCACGCGGTCAGCAGAGATTTCGTCTGATCCGTCACTGGCAGGACGTTGATGGGGTG GTGTGGGGTGaggttcaaataattgaagaagatGCCCCTCTAAGGACTCCAAGAGATGCATTTGCACAGCTAGCTGCATCTAGCAGCTTCCAACCGCATACTTCTTCGCCTGTTACGAATTTGGATGTGTCATTAAGCGAGCAGCAGGACCATATGGATTCAGATGTAGATTGTGATTCTTCATCTCTCAAAAGTACTGCAAGTGATCATTCAATGGTTGATACAAAGATTTACCATTCAAGTTCACAATCCAGCAATTCAATGAAGTTCTGCATATCTAGTCAGTCTGGCAAGAATACCGATATGGATGAGGAGGATTATGTTTGCTCGACACTACCCTCAAGCGCAAGAAAAACAGATACAAAGCAACAACATCAGTACAATGCTGCTAGGTACCGAAAGCAGCCTTGTCAGGCATCATTATCATTTTGGCCTCAATGGACTTATGAAATGTACGACTCATATGCACTTGCTCGCAGAGCTGCTG ACTTGTGGAGACTGATAATAAAAAAGCAAATCATGGATGATTATGTAACAAAACCTGATCTTTTGTCATTTTACATCGGAAGCCAACTTCCAGTATCAGAACCTCTCAGACAAAAATTGCTAGAGATTGATGGAATTTCATATCGCCTACGGAGGGAGATCCAGCTTCTAAATGCCTGCGACATCATAAAATGTAGATACTGCAAG TCTGAGATAGCAAAACGCAGCGACGTGGTGGCGATGTCTAGCGATGGGCCTCTCGGTACTTACGTCAACCCTCATGGTTTCGTGCATGCGACAATCACAGTGAACAATGCAACTGGGCTTGCTCTTGAGGGGAGTCCTTCAAAAGTACACAGCTGGTTCCCAGG
- the LOC124707287 gene encoding pseudo histidine-containing phosphotransfer protein 5-like, with protein sequence MEYANLRRQAASLKRSLFDQGYLDEQFCQVEDLQDEASPNFAEEVVSLFFKDSARLVSNIEQAMEKYPGDFNRWDAHMQQLKGSCFSIGASKMNNECTLFRNSCGEENAEGCRRSFQKVKREHAILRQKLESYFQLLRQAGPARTATRSGGK encoded by the exons ATGGAGTATGCTAATTTGCGACGCCAAGCAGCATCCTTGAAAAGAAGCCTCTTTGATCAG GGGTATTTGGATGAGCAATTTTGTCAGGTCGAGGACTTGCAGGATGAAGCTAGCCCTAATTTTGCAGAAGAAGTGGTTTCCTTGTTCTTTAAGGACTCGGCAAGACTAGTGTCAAATATTGAGCAAGCTAT GGAGAAGTACCCGGGAGATTTCAATAGATGGGATGCACACATGCAGCAACTAAAAGGAAGTTGTTTTAG CATTGGCGCTTCTAAGATGAACAATGAGTGCACATTATTCAGGAACAGCTGTGGAGAAGAAAATGCTGAAGG CTGCAGGAGATCTTTCCAGAAAGTGAAGAGGGAGCATGCTATCCTTAGGCAGAAGCTGGAGTCGTACTTCCAG CTTCTGCGACAAGCCGGTCCTGCCAGGACTGCAACCAGGTCTGGAGGCAAGTAA